A genome region from Schlesneria paludicola DSM 18645 includes the following:
- the infB gene encoding translation initiation factor IF-2 — protein sequence MKIRIFALAKELDIDSKLLIDYCAKAGITIKNSALASISPEEKDRVLGVMRSATAGSAPASTAVAAAAPAKASPVMASREPAADLALKPRPIRVMGAKPPLMVPRSRISESEPPKEEAPAPVEHEEIAVPAEPPEVVVAETVTPPLEEVVAEEVAEVVDVAPPPPVAVVEPVEKPVAAPVPAAPMAPVSRAPSAPKASEDDRGILAPPPSASPRGDFAPPSLPQRSMRTMVSRGTADMGGAKAGAPIKKAKPSGPLIAEIPRFKAPPVVKTPKPEDATPQRPVQRFNAETPSKEAPLGQILRKRPETTSKKKPGDEETDDSKVKKHVGGASLQEARNQRRKVTLKDIDEEEDRGGRGSRVRPKPHRRSGPVPLKSTAELELPLTVRSLSEGIGRPAKAIMQILWQRGDMVTINSALEEDVAIEICLDLGVDLQIRREKTIEDEVTEVVSGEDRPEDLLPRPPIITILGHVDHGKTTLVDKLRSANVAASEYGGITQHIAAYQIEHNGHKLTFVDTPGHAAFGEMRARGAHVTDIVVLVVAANDGVMPQTVECISHTRAAGVPMVVAMNKIDLPERNEQRVLTELSAQNVLASEWGGDVEVVRTSGLTGQGLSELLDTLLLTAELHEFTANPNRPASGVCLEAFRDEGRGPLAWLIVQRGTLRLGDVILCGTAYGRIRAMYNERDEELQEALPSTPIKVAGLDIVPGAGEQFLVLSDVDAARDAAETRRQKGRASVLANMGGKRTLEDILNAAAEGQVQDLAVIVKADSPGSLEALRSELSKFEHDEVRVKVLHEGVGGVNESDVYLASASNAVIFAFHVIADDRAQLLAQQEGVEIRRYNIIYEVMDEIRRILEGMLRPEQKEVATGRAIVLRTFSITRFGTIAGCRVLNGNIERSSRIHLIRDQKIINTYSIASLKREKDDAREVREGMECGIRLENFNDIKEGDLLEAFKIEEVKRTL from the coding sequence TTGAAAATACGAATCTTCGCTCTTGCCAAAGAGCTTGATATCGATAGCAAGTTATTGATCGATTACTGTGCGAAAGCCGGAATCACGATCAAGAATTCCGCATTGGCGAGCATTTCGCCAGAAGAGAAAGACCGTGTCTTGGGTGTGATGCGATCGGCGACCGCCGGTAGCGCGCCAGCCTCGACTGCGGTTGCTGCTGCTGCACCGGCGAAAGCTTCACCTGTTATGGCCTCTCGCGAACCTGCTGCCGATCTGGCGTTGAAACCTCGTCCGATTCGTGTGATGGGCGCAAAGCCGCCACTCATGGTTCCGCGCTCGCGGATCAGTGAGAGCGAGCCTCCCAAAGAGGAGGCGCCAGCCCCGGTTGAGCATGAGGAAATTGCCGTTCCGGCCGAACCACCGGAAGTGGTTGTGGCAGAGACGGTGACGCCTCCGCTCGAAGAGGTTGTGGCGGAAGAGGTTGCGGAAGTGGTGGACGTTGCTCCGCCTCCGCCGGTTGCCGTTGTGGAGCCAGTCGAAAAGCCAGTTGCGGCTCCCGTTCCTGCTGCCCCAATGGCACCTGTTTCTCGAGCACCGTCTGCGCCGAAGGCGTCTGAAGACGATCGCGGGATTCTTGCGCCGCCGCCTTCGGCATCGCCGCGAGGCGATTTCGCGCCGCCGTCATTGCCACAGCGATCCATGCGGACAATGGTGTCGCGCGGCACTGCCGATATGGGTGGAGCCAAAGCGGGTGCGCCAATTAAGAAGGCGAAGCCTTCCGGTCCGTTGATCGCCGAGATTCCGCGTTTCAAAGCACCACCCGTGGTGAAAACGCCGAAGCCGGAAGATGCGACTCCTCAGCGGCCGGTGCAACGATTCAATGCCGAAACGCCATCCAAAGAAGCGCCACTTGGTCAGATTCTTCGGAAGCGTCCGGAAACGACTTCGAAGAAGAAGCCGGGCGATGAAGAAACAGACGATTCAAAAGTCAAGAAGCACGTTGGTGGTGCGTCACTTCAAGAAGCACGGAACCAACGTCGCAAGGTGACGTTGAAAGACATTGACGAAGAGGAAGATCGTGGTGGACGCGGATCGCGCGTTCGGCCAAAACCACATCGTCGTTCGGGGCCGGTGCCGTTGAAGTCTACGGCAGAGCTGGAACTTCCGCTGACGGTCCGATCATTGTCTGAAGGGATCGGGCGTCCTGCCAAGGCGATCATGCAGATTCTGTGGCAGCGTGGCGATATGGTGACGATCAATTCCGCGCTGGAAGAAGATGTCGCCATCGAGATCTGTCTGGACTTGGGCGTCGATCTGCAGATTCGTCGCGAGAAAACCATTGAGGATGAAGTGACAGAAGTTGTTTCGGGCGAAGATCGTCCTGAAGACCTGCTGCCGCGTCCGCCGATCATCACGATCCTCGGGCACGTCGACCATGGTAAGACGACTCTTGTTGATAAACTCCGTTCGGCCAACGTTGCCGCGTCCGAGTACGGTGGGATTACTCAACATATCGCGGCGTACCAAATCGAACACAATGGTCATAAGTTGACATTTGTGGATACGCCTGGTCATGCGGCGTTCGGTGAAATGCGTGCGCGTGGTGCCCATGTCACGGACATCGTGGTGCTGGTGGTCGCGGCCAACGACGGCGTGATGCCACAAACGGTGGAATGTATCTCGCACACCCGTGCGGCCGGCGTGCCGATGGTTGTGGCGATGAATAAGATCGATTTGCCCGAACGCAATGAACAACGCGTGCTGACGGAACTGTCCGCTCAGAATGTTCTGGCATCCGAGTGGGGCGGCGACGTTGAAGTCGTTCGAACTTCGGGGCTGACGGGACAGGGGCTGAGCGAGCTGCTGGACACGTTGCTATTGACCGCCGAGTTGCACGAGTTCACCGCAAATCCCAATCGTCCGGCATCGGGCGTTTGTCTGGAAGCGTTCCGTGACGAAGGGCGAGGCCCGCTTGCGTGGCTGATCGTTCAACGAGGTACGTTGCGACTGGGCGATGTCATCCTGTGCGGTACGGCCTATGGTCGTATCCGTGCGATGTACAACGAACGCGACGAAGAACTTCAGGAGGCGTTGCCTTCGACGCCGATTAAGGTCGCGGGACTCGACATCGTTCCAGGTGCCGGGGAGCAGTTCCTGGTTCTGTCGGATGTCGATGCGGCGCGAGATGCGGCAGAAACGCGACGTCAAAAAGGTCGTGCGTCGGTCCTGGCCAACATGGGTGGGAAGCGGACGCTCGAAGATATCCTCAACGCGGCGGCCGAAGGTCAGGTTCAAGATCTGGCTGTCATCGTCAAAGCGGATTCGCCTGGTTCGCTCGAAGCATTGCGAAGCGAGCTCAGCAAATTTGAGCATGACGAAGTGCGTGTCAAGGTGCTGCATGAAGGTGTTGGTGGTGTGAACGAGAGCGATGTCTATCTGGCGTCGGCTTCGAATGCGGTCATCTTCGCGTTCCATGTGATCGCGGACGATCGAGCACAGCTTCTGGCTCAGCAGGAAGGCGTCGAAATCCGTCGATATAACATCATCTACGAGGTGATGGACGAGATTCGACGTATTCTGGAAGGGATGCTTCGTCCCGAGCAGAAAGAAGTGGCCACGGGGCGGGCGATCGTGTTGCGAACATTCAGCATTACGCGATTCGGTACGATTGCCGGTTGCCGCGTGTTGAATGGAAACATCGAACGTTCAAGTCGGATTCATCTGATTCGCGATCAGAAGATCATCAACACCTACAGCATCGCATCGCTGAAGCGTGAAAAAGATGATGCACGTGAAGTTCGCGAAGGGATGGAGTGCGGGATTCGATTGGAGAATTTCAACGATATCAAGGAAGGTGATTTGCTCGAGGCGTTTAAGATCGAGGAAGTCAAACGAACTTTGTAG
- the rbfA gene encoding 30S ribosome-binding factor RbfA → MNTRRVAKAAEAIRESVSMTILVGLRDPRVKNVTVLRAEVSGDLRSAKVYVSVMGDAKAQSLTMHGLESARGFIQAKVADRLQTKNTPVLKFVLDPGLKNTAETSQALRAVMPDESSGSHQDDDPLDEDDEAIEDDADIVDDESQARKAKTP, encoded by the coding sequence ATGAATACACGTCGCGTCGCTAAAGCCGCCGAAGCCATTCGCGAGTCGGTCAGCATGACGATCCTGGTCGGTCTGCGTGATCCGCGCGTCAAGAATGTTACGGTGCTTCGAGCCGAGGTCAGCGGCGATTTGCGGTCGGCCAAGGTGTATGTCTCAGTGATGGGTGACGCAAAAGCTCAGTCGCTGACCATGCACGGTTTGGAGTCAGCCCGCGGATTCATTCAGGCCAAAGTCGCGGATCGGTTGCAGACGAAGAATACACCTGTGCTGAAATTCGTCCTGGACCCCGGGCTGAAAAATACCGCCGAGACATCGCAGGCCTTGCGCGCTGTGATGCCCGACGAGTCGTCCGGCAGTCACCAGGATGACGATCCTCTGGACGAGGATGACGAGGCGATCGAAGACGATGCGGACATCGTCGATGACGAGAGCCAGGCGAGAAAAGCGAAGACACCCTAA
- a CDS encoding beta-ketoacyl-[acyl-carrier-protein] synthase family protein, translated as MRCSRCELLIQESPDPRELTIVTRSSETREVVITGVGVVSPIGIGVDAFWDRLSKGQSGVTHSKLFPGFAAPNGVGAEVSDFTDESARKVYLKEQRKNLKAMCREIQMGVASALLALQDAKVDVDQMEHERLGVEFGANLMLSPPEVLVEGCSACCEDGSRVFQTSRWGQTGLTKLEPLWLLRYLPNMPACHISISADARGPSNSLTLDDASGNTVIGEAMRILLRGDADVMIVGVTGTTLHPIKTLHLALWDDLARTPEAPERRARPFDLNRSGRVVGEGSCSFILEDRAHAEKRGAKIWGRVLGTGSSCVSSPVNGPNYRLALANAMRGALRDAGLKPDQIGHINAHGLGTRDVDIAESQAIHDVFGEELGRRIPVTALKSFLGNSGAGAGLLELAGSVIALSHGVIPHTLNYENPDPECQLNIVSGQPQATSNRVVLNVNVTRIGQAAAAIIEVA; from the coding sequence ATGCGCTGTTCGCGTTGCGAACTGCTGATACAGGAATCGCCGGATCCCCGTGAGCTAACTATTGTGACCAGATCTTCAGAGACTCGGGAAGTTGTGATAACCGGCGTCGGGGTTGTGAGCCCGATCGGAATCGGTGTTGATGCATTTTGGGACCGCCTTTCCAAAGGGCAGTCGGGCGTCACTCACAGCAAGTTGTTTCCAGGCTTTGCCGCGCCCAATGGCGTCGGGGCGGAAGTCAGTGACTTCACCGATGAGTCTGCGCGAAAAGTCTATCTGAAGGAACAACGCAAGAATCTGAAGGCGATGTGCCGTGAGATCCAGATGGGTGTCGCATCAGCACTTTTGGCTCTGCAAGACGCCAAAGTTGATGTCGATCAGATGGAACACGAGCGTCTGGGCGTCGAGTTCGGCGCCAATTTGATGCTGAGTCCACCCGAAGTTCTCGTTGAAGGGTGTAGTGCCTGCTGCGAAGACGGGTCGCGCGTGTTTCAGACGTCACGCTGGGGTCAAACCGGTCTGACGAAGCTGGAACCGCTGTGGCTGCTGCGTTATCTGCCCAATATGCCGGCCTGTCATATCAGTATTTCTGCCGACGCGCGTGGCCCGAGCAATTCGCTGACGCTTGATGATGCGTCGGGAAATACGGTCATTGGCGAAGCGATGCGAATTCTGTTGCGTGGTGATGCCGACGTCATGATCGTTGGCGTGACCGGTACCACGTTGCATCCCATCAAAACGTTGCATCTCGCTCTGTGGGATGATTTGGCGAGGACACCAGAGGCGCCCGAACGACGTGCTCGCCCGTTTGATCTCAATCGTTCAGGGCGAGTTGTCGGTGAAGGCTCGTGCTCGTTTATTCTCGAAGATCGTGCCCATGCGGAAAAGCGGGGTGCGAAAATCTGGGGGCGCGTGCTCGGTACGGGTTCGTCTTGCGTGTCGAGCCCGGTCAATGGGCCCAACTATCGGTTGGCGCTCGCGAACGCGATGCGAGGGGCTTTGCGCGATGCGGGCCTGAAGCCAGATCAGATTGGGCATATTAACGCTCATGGGCTGGGGACGCGCGATGTGGATATTGCGGAATCGCAAGCCATTCACGACGTGTTTGGTGAAGAGCTTGGGCGGCGGATTCCTGTGACGGCTCTGAAGAGCTTTCTGGGGAATTCGGGGGCCGGGGCAGGGTTGCTGGAATTGGCGGGGTCTGTGATTGCCTTGTCACACGGGGTGATTCCACACACGCTGAATTACGAGAATCCCGATCCAGAATGTCAATTGAATATCGTGTCTGGGCAGCCACAAGCCACGTCAAATCGCGTGGTGTTGAATGTCAATGTGACGCGTATCGGCCAGGCCGCAGCGGCGATCATCGAAGTCGCTTGA
- a CDS encoding tetratricopeptide repeat protein, which yields MRPAPQQRILLAVLCLVALVDRAAAQEAAAAPAEAATPGTSLSRGYSLQDADDVALPLNPVKPRSAATEQRMDALGWFMTGRMFDNRFPREASEAGAAPDGRVKQERQKALKAFRKAVKLEPDTIDLYRYLIPLEIEFKNLEAAVRYGEKVAQLDPDDWKIQQLLASNAAESGQLPDAIKHLEQAVNSPRMDKHSPQYVLLQKSLGVLYARTGQTEQAADAYEILFDVVKNPDKYGLDQRAQKVLLSDPLTGYEQIGQVLLEAKRLESALDAFERAAKASPRLGVGNLSYNRARVLFLSEKYDEALVELDKYFDAQKRSKGRLPYQLLAEILAKQNRSDELIRRLEAIAENDAQNVDLQYFLADRLTDVNELERARNLYDSMLRKGGDASGYAGLARVLRKMQKSDELLDALGRGFARGEDAIAMLEPEVKAISQDKALMEALVESGRKRAKSDELKFEEALLLAKFAAVMKEAESSGEFYRMAIALNREGRPTVLIQLEMAEMFLKLRKYPQAVEAFGEILNSGQLNDRGQAMTYSSMAQALAYDNRTDEALAAISKAIKLDDDEAQYRFYEAWIYGHAKRWDDAIQKFEQLIRDFPDEKRMILVTQFSLSNVYVQKGDVKTGEEILEKVLEDNPDNSQVNNDLGYLWADQGKNLDRAESMIRKALAVEPDNGAYLDSLGWVLFKLNRVEEAIPPLEQATQKSMGGDGTIWDHLGDVKLKAMHVDEAISAWTTALKHLEEEGTSDVQLIDKIKDKLKQHGGIQPKPADKDAP from the coding sequence ATGCGTCCCGCACCTCAGCAGCGGATTCTGTTAGCGGTTCTGTGTCTCGTCGCATTGGTTGATCGAGCCGCCGCACAAGAGGCGGCTGCGGCCCCGGCGGAGGCGGCAACTCCAGGGACATCATTGTCTCGTGGTTACTCGCTTCAGGACGCGGACGACGTGGCACTGCCACTGAATCCGGTTAAGCCTCGATCTGCGGCCACCGAACAGCGGATGGACGCACTCGGTTGGTTCATGACGGGGCGGATGTTCGACAACCGGTTTCCCCGTGAAGCGTCCGAAGCAGGCGCGGCTCCTGATGGGCGCGTCAAACAAGAGCGTCAGAAAGCTCTTAAGGCGTTCCGTAAAGCGGTGAAACTGGAACCGGATACCATCGATCTGTACCGGTATTTGATTCCTCTCGAAATCGAATTCAAAAATCTCGAAGCGGCGGTGCGGTACGGAGAGAAAGTCGCACAGCTTGACCCCGATGATTGGAAAATCCAGCAACTGCTGGCGAGTAACGCGGCCGAGTCTGGACAGTTGCCTGATGCGATCAAGCATTTGGAGCAGGCGGTCAATTCTCCGCGAATGGACAAGCATTCGCCGCAGTACGTCTTGCTGCAGAAAAGTCTTGGTGTGCTTTACGCTCGTACGGGACAGACAGAGCAAGCGGCAGACGCCTATGAAATTCTTTTCGATGTCGTAAAGAATCCCGATAAATACGGCCTGGATCAGCGCGCGCAAAAGGTCTTGTTGTCAGATCCGCTGACGGGCTACGAGCAGATCGGACAGGTTCTTTTAGAGGCGAAGCGTCTTGAGTCGGCGTTGGATGCATTTGAGCGAGCGGCAAAAGCGTCGCCACGTCTGGGTGTCGGCAATCTGAGCTATAACCGGGCGCGCGTGCTGTTCCTGTCAGAGAAGTACGACGAAGCTCTGGTTGAACTCGACAAATACTTCGACGCACAAAAGCGATCCAAGGGGCGACTTCCCTATCAGTTGCTTGCCGAGATACTTGCAAAGCAGAACCGCTCTGACGAACTGATCCGCCGTCTGGAAGCCATTGCCGAGAATGACGCTCAGAATGTCGACCTGCAGTATTTCCTGGCCGATCGGCTGACGGATGTCAACGAATTGGAGCGGGCGCGAAATCTCTACGATTCGATGCTCCGTAAAGGTGGTGATGCGTCAGGATACGCGGGGTTGGCTCGTGTTCTTCGCAAGATGCAGAAGTCTGATGAATTGCTCGATGCGCTGGGACGCGGCTTCGCCCGTGGTGAAGACGCGATCGCGATGCTTGAGCCTGAAGTGAAGGCGATTTCTCAAGACAAGGCGCTGATGGAGGCCCTGGTTGAATCGGGACGAAAGCGCGCAAAATCGGACGAACTGAAATTCGAAGAGGCGCTTCTTCTGGCCAAGTTTGCCGCGGTTATGAAAGAAGCGGAATCGTCGGGTGAGTTCTACCGTATGGCGATTGCGCTGAATCGAGAGGGACGTCCGACGGTTCTGATTCAGTTGGAAATGGCCGAGATGTTCCTAAAGCTCAGGAAGTATCCGCAAGCGGTTGAGGCCTTTGGCGAAATTCTGAATAGCGGGCAGTTGAATGACCGCGGACAGGCCATGACTTACTCGTCGATGGCCCAGGCGCTCGCCTATGACAACCGCACCGACGAAGCGCTTGCGGCCATTTCGAAAGCGATCAAACTCGACGACGATGAGGCTCAGTACCGTTTCTACGAGGCCTGGATCTATGGCCATGCGAAACGCTGGGACGACGCGATTCAGAAGTTTGAGCAGTTAATCAGGGATTTCCCAGACGAAAAACGGATGATCCTGGTGACGCAATTCAGCCTTTCCAATGTCTATGTCCAAAAAGGCGATGTGAAGACGGGCGAAGAGATTCTCGAGAAGGTCTTGGAGGACAACCCCGACAATTCCCAAGTCAATAATGACCTGGGATATTTGTGGGCGGACCAAGGCAAGAACCTGGACCGCGCGGAATCGATGATTCGCAAGGCACTGGCAGTGGAGCCAGACAATGGTGCTTATCTCGACAGTCTCGGTTGGGTCCTCTTCAAACTGAACCGAGTCGAGGAAGCGATTCCTCCGCTGGAGCAAGCCACGCAAAAAAGCATGGGCGGCGATGGCACGATCTGGGATCATCTGGGCGACGTCAAGCTGAAAGCGATGCACGTGGACGAAGCGATCAGCGCCTGGACAACAGCGCTGAAACATCTCGAAGAAGAAGGAACTTCGGATGTCCAGTTGATCGATAAGATCAAAGATAAGCTGAAACAACATGGTGGCATTCAGCCGAAACCGGCTGACAAAGATGCGCCCTGA
- a CDS encoding YebC/PmpR family DNA-binding transcriptional regulator: MAGHSHWANIAFKKGLVDKKRGKLFGKLARYIIVAARRGGGDPAANLALRYAIDRAKKASMPNDTIERAVKKGTGELETETYDEVLYEGYGPNGVAVLCEILTENRNRTAGEIRKIFEVNGGNLGSTGCVAWMFERKGIIQIPAKSVAEEKLFEIALEAGASDVQQLGESFEVSCTPDAFQEVMGAIDAAKIPMDSAEVMRVASNTVDLDADAARSVLKLMEILEDHDDVQSVTANFNIPDSVMAELEASA; encoded by the coding sequence ATGGCAGGACATTCCCACTGGGCCAACATCGCGTTCAAAAAAGGTCTCGTTGATAAGAAGCGAGGCAAGCTGTTCGGCAAGCTTGCGCGATATATCATCGTGGCCGCTCGTCGTGGCGGGGGTGATCCCGCTGCGAATCTGGCACTGCGTTATGCCATTGATCGAGCCAAAAAGGCGTCGATGCCCAACGACACCATCGAGCGCGCGGTGAAAAAGGGAACGGGCGAACTCGAAACGGAAACTTACGACGAAGTTCTCTACGAAGGTTACGGGCCGAACGGTGTCGCCGTGCTCTGTGAGATCTTGACGGAAAATCGTAATCGCACGGCTGGCGAAATCCGGAAGATCTTCGAAGTCAATGGCGGGAACCTCGGCAGTACCGGCTGCGTCGCTTGGATGTTCGAGCGGAAGGGAATTATCCAGATCCCCGCAAAATCCGTGGCGGAAGAAAAGCTGTTCGAAATCGCGCTCGAAGCGGGTGCCAGCGACGTTCAGCAACTCGGTGAATCGTTTGAGGTCAGTTGTACGCCCGATGCATTCCAAGAGGTGATGGGCGCGATCGACGCGGCTAAGATCCCAATGGATTCAGCCGAAGTGATGCGGGTTGCCTCGAACACCGTTGATCTGGACGCGGACGCTGCACGGTCGGTCTTGAAGCTGATGGAAATCCTGGAAGACCACGACGACGTTCAGAGTGTCACCGCAAACTTCAATATTCCCGATTCGGTGATGGCCGAACTGGAAGCGAGTGCCTGA
- a CDS encoding tetratricopeptide repeat protein: MLARILIVLVLCAGTSTVAAQPNPEHEKLRADTKAAYEEGDFEETKELANKILAQNPKDHVAMYLRASAKVELGVLKHDVKEIREGIEDSRESIKIGGSEINYYLPYLYGMVSLATIEDKKEHANVALTVAKTVLGKPTLTGEQRANVLYQRAQAYLYLKDLNAAISDYQDAIKSFPGHIGSYMGLAHCYIIDGKPDKALATFTSAVETLPDNKLVHNNRGLFLQQQGKPQEALKDFNKAIALDGEFATAYTNRGFTLQGQGQLAEAEADFTKAISLMPENPLFASLRGTCRLSQGNTAGAIEDYTKAIQLNPQNPVAHADLGFAKFFSRDFAGAFTAFDESTKIDANVMRYLSPWKAWSLVLSGRPDAVAEVAEASASKPEKDRDWIDEQVLFLNGKISEKELVEFVNKTPDPKLKSAQMCEAYYFIAERRLQANDKTNVRFYEEVLKTKETQLSAYRGAQFALKTFSK; encoded by the coding sequence ATGCTTGCTCGCATTTTGATCGTGCTCGTTTTGTGTGCGGGGACCTCCACCGTTGCTGCGCAGCCCAACCCCGAACACGAAAAATTGCGCGCGGACACGAAGGCCGCCTATGAAGAAGGCGACTTCGAGGAAACGAAGGAACTAGCCAACAAGATCCTGGCACAAAACCCCAAGGATCACGTGGCGATGTACCTGAGAGCCAGTGCCAAGGTGGAACTCGGCGTCCTCAAGCACGATGTGAAAGAAATCCGCGAAGGAATTGAAGACTCGCGGGAATCGATCAAAATTGGCGGGTCAGAAATCAACTACTACCTGCCCTACCTCTACGGCATGGTTTCACTCGCCACGATCGAAGACAAGAAGGAACACGCGAATGTCGCATTGACCGTCGCCAAGACCGTGCTCGGCAAACCAACCCTAACCGGCGAGCAACGCGCCAACGTGCTTTACCAACGCGCTCAGGCGTACCTGTACCTGAAGGACCTGAATGCTGCGATCAGCGACTATCAGGACGCAATCAAGAGCTTCCCTGGCCATATCGGCTCGTATATGGGACTTGCCCATTGCTACATCATTGACGGCAAACCCGATAAGGCACTGGCCACCTTCACTTCTGCCGTCGAAACCCTGCCTGACAATAAGCTGGTCCACAACAATCGCGGCCTGTTCTTGCAACAGCAAGGCAAACCGCAAGAAGCCCTCAAAGACTTCAACAAGGCAATCGCACTCGACGGCGAATTCGCAACCGCATACACCAACCGCGGATTCACTCTTCAAGGCCAGGGACAGCTTGCAGAAGCCGAAGCCGACTTCACCAAAGCCATCAGTCTGATGCCCGAAAACCCACTCTTCGCCAGCCTGCGTGGAACATGCCGCCTCTCGCAGGGAAACACCGCAGGTGCGATTGAAGATTACACCAAGGCCATTCAACTGAACCCGCAAAACCCTGTGGCGCACGCCGATCTGGGCTTCGCGAAGTTCTTCTCACGAGATTTCGCAGGGGCCTTCACGGCCTTCGATGAGTCAACCAAAATCGACGCGAACGTGATGCGATACCTGAGCCCATGGAAAGCCTGGTCACTCGTACTCTCAGGCCGCCCCGACGCGGTCGCCGAAGTCGCGGAAGCCAGTGCGAGTAAACCCGAAAAGGATCGCGACTGGATCGACGAACAAGTCCTGTTCCTGAATGGAAAGATCTCCGAGAAGGAACTGGTCGAGTTCGTCAACAAGACACCCGACCCGAAACTGAAGAGTGCACAAATGTGCGAAGCCTACTACTTCATTGCCGAACGACGACTTCAGGCCAACGACAAGACAAATGTCCGCTTCTACGAAGAAGTCCTGAAGACGAAGGAAACTCAGCTATCCGCCTATCGCGGTGCTCAGTTCGCCCTCAAAACCTTCAGCAAGTAA
- the nusA gene encoding transcription termination factor NusA — MNGPELLRIVDAIHRDKSIDKEIVFEGIEQAILSAARKHYGEEETIEVHVDRIGGHPTVKTNGQDVDADALGELLGRISAQTAKQVMIQKIREAERDALFDEYVEQRNQIVTGTVSKLEGGSSIVNLGKVEGLLPRGEQIPGEMFRVGDRVRAIVLEVRKSGSRVKIILSRIHVEFVRRLFELEIPEVSERIIEVRSLAREAGYRSKVAVSCIDNNIDAVGACVGVRGARIKNITGELGDEKIDIVRWNDSLQVLVPNALQPAEVEDVILCPMLGRVIVLVRDDQLSLAIGKRGQNVRLASKLVGWDIEVMTREELDEQLERAVQAFSETPGVTSDLAESLVAQGFLSFDDLSVIEPDQLAEMGGLTEEQCDEIVAHAEQESERLEREERQRRAQEKSQGSSGGNERNRTPVQEKSPVEKVEPTPVENVEPVAEAEAGGAVSEDAAPAEEPSPGGDGA; from the coding sequence ATGAACGGTCCCGAACTCTTGAGAATCGTTGATGCGATTCATCGAGATAAGAGTATTGACAAGGAGATTGTGTTCGAAGGGATCGAGCAGGCCATTTTGTCGGCCGCGCGCAAGCACTACGGCGAAGAAGAAACCATCGAAGTGCATGTCGATCGGATCGGGGGGCACCCCACGGTCAAAACGAACGGTCAAGATGTCGATGCCGATGCTTTGGGCGAGTTGTTGGGGCGTATCTCCGCTCAGACCGCCAAGCAGGTGATGATTCAGAAGATTCGCGAAGCAGAACGCGATGCACTGTTCGACGAATATGTTGAGCAGCGAAATCAGATTGTGACGGGAACGGTTTCCAAGCTGGAAGGCGGTTCATCGATCGTCAACCTCGGCAAGGTTGAAGGTTTGCTGCCACGTGGTGAACAGATTCCAGGCGAGATGTTCCGCGTCGGTGATCGGGTTCGTGCAATTGTTCTGGAAGTGCGTAAGTCCGGAAGTCGCGTGAAGATTATTCTGTCGCGAATTCATGTCGAGTTTGTGCGACGGCTGTTTGAGCTGGAAATTCCAGAAGTCTCCGAGCGAATCATCGAAGTTCGGTCACTCGCTCGCGAAGCCGGCTATCGCTCGAAGGTGGCTGTCAGTTGTATCGACAATAACATTGACGCCGTTGGTGCATGTGTTGGTGTTCGTGGGGCACGTATTAAAAACATCACCGGTGAGTTGGGTGATGAGAAGATTGACATCGTTCGCTGGAACGATTCGCTTCAGGTGCTTGTGCCGAATGCATTGCAGCCAGCCGAAGTCGAAGATGTGATCCTGTGTCCGATGCTCGGGCGCGTGATCGTGTTGGTGCGAGATGATCAGTTGTCGCTGGCAATCGGCAAGCGAGGACAAAACGTCCGTCTTGCTTCGAAGCTGGTGGGTTGGGATATTGAGGTGATGACGCGTGAGGAGCTGGATGAGCAGCTCGAGCGTGCGGTGCAGGCGTTCTCTGAAACGCCGGGTGTCACGAGTGATTTGGCCGAAAGTCTTGTTGCTCAAGGGTTTTTGAGCTTCGACGACTTGTCGGTCATTGAGCCTGATCAGTTGGCGGAGATGGGTGGCCTGACGGAAGAGCAGTGCGACGAGATCGTGGCTCATGCCGAGCAGGAAAGTGAGCGGCTCGAGCGGGAAGAGCGTCAACGCCGCGCCCAAGAGAAGTCACAAGGTTCGTCGGGGGGTAACGAGCGGAATCGGACTCCCGTTCAAGAGAAGTCTCCAGTGGAAAAGGTTGAACCCACTCCGGTGGAGAACGTCGAGCCCGTTGCAGAGGCGGAAGCTGGCGGGGCGGTGTCGGAAGATGCTGCACCAGCCGAGGAGCCATCTCCAGGGGGCGACGGGGCGTGA